The Metarhizium brunneum chromosome 5, complete sequence sequence AGGATTGCCGGTCGAGCAGTGATACCCAAAATAACGTCCTGGCAGGCCGTGGCCCGGAAGTGGACGTGCTTCCCTTCTCCGGCAAGATTACAGAGACGCCTCATCGACAAGACAGGCCGCGAGTACAGCCTTTCAAGTCGAATTTATAGCCCTACGGCATGCATACACATGGAACGCGCCTGGAGTGTTTTGGGCGTGTAACCATGCAGACAAGTCAGCCAAGTGGACGAACACGAACCCAAATCGCGATGCCTTTGACAGCTTGGCAGGTCGTGATACCTTGCGCATACCTTGGAGAGGCCTTGGGACTTTGCACAGAAGCAAAACATGCAACTTCAATGTCTCTTTATCATTTTAAAGTACTACCAGGTATCTGGATCGACACGTGGGTGCTCTCGACCAGATCCAGCAACAAAGCACAGCATCACCTGACGGTCAGCCTTAAACTGATGCCATCGTGTTGGCTGCAGCAGAAGATGCAAAAGAAAGAACAGCAATGAAGGCAATTACCGAGCGGCTCGCCCCGTCTGCACAATCATTTATTGAACCAATTTACTACTGCGCAGCCAGAGTGTCAAGCGTTGGTCTggtggtactccgtaccaatgGTACGAATCATGGTTTCGTGGCCACCCTCCTCGGCTGGTCTCGAATCTCTCTCTGGAGTACTATAAGCCGCAAGAGCCGACACAATAAAAGGTGTAGGTAGAAGACGGGGGAAACGGGCATCGTTAGAGCTCACGGACGTACGTGCGCATACAGACAGGACCAAGCAAGTGATGGGACGCGATGGGATATACCAACGTCTACTGAGACGCAGGAACATGTCGAAGGGCCAACAGCAAGACAACATTCAGTTGCCCAGAATAATGCGGCATCCGATTCTTGTATGTACCAATGCAAAGCTCTCGGAGCGGTTATCCGTACGGGTTCGCACAACGGACTGTTGCCATGGGGTTGCCCAGCCTTACGGCGCAACCTAGACCGCCACCAGAGTCGAAACGGAAAGAACTTGTCATTGGTCCCTGTCCAAAGAGAAGGCTTCTGCTCTTTCCGGTTCTTTACTCGCCCGGAATAAAAGACGATAAAATGGCCAGGGTCCCATTTCCGGCAAGGCATCTACCTATGTTTCCTGAAGAACGAGTCAAGACATGAAACAACAACCGGCGAGGTGTAATTTCATTTCTCTCTCCGAGTTTCTTTTTACGCTTCCCCACCGTCATGGCAGTTGCTATCAGGAGTTCAATATCCGTCTCGATCTCGAGTTCAGGGACCCTTCCACTCCATCAGAACCATGCACGCGGAGTAGGTTCAAGGCACCGGTTTGGGGGGCGTCCGTGTGTCCGCGAGGGCATTTCTTTGCCAGAACGGCCTGGCCACTGCCAGGATATGGTTACCACTTGAGGGGAAAACAGCCGTTGGGTCCAAATGATGCCTCCACATCGATGAcagtgccatggccatgaccacGACCATGGACATGTCGTACTCTCTCTGTGCCGAGCCCGACGGCCACCATTTCCAATAACTCTGGGCAATCTAGCAACACTCcccctcctctccctcttgATGTTCTATCCATGACTAGTTCATCAACCCCGTTGGCCCGTTCAGACGACAAGGGTGCTGCTGCCCTTCCGCCCCCCTCCGAAAGGCACCTTGTCTCCTGTCAACTCAGCAACCCGGACTcgactcaagtgctgccaAGCCcggtttcaatgtttccttGGCCTCTTTTCCACTTTTCCACCCAACCAAATGGAGCGGCAAGGCGTTGCCTAGCCTCCAAGACGAGCCCCATGGTGATCTCGCCGTGATCAGTAGGGGCGTGCGTTGCCGAAACAAAGGCAGGCAAGGATGGGGATGTGCTTTTCGGCCGAAACCAAAGACGCGGTGGCCGGGAGCCCCATTGCAGACGAAAATAGAGTTTGTATGCTCCGGTCTGTCCTGTCAAGCTGGGCCACGGCTGTTCAACTATTGAGCTACCACCTGGCGTAGCGTGCTCGACCTTTCTCTTTCCTGCTAAGCCCCGgagactttttttttttcttcgtatttttgcttttttttatttttgccTCTTGCCTTTTTCCTCAGCAGACGGCCCGGAAAAGCTCGCGGTCGTGTTTGCGAGAGATGGTCTGAGCAACGCTCTCTTCCAAATACATACCTCTTTTGGGGGGTTTCCTCATTTCGGCGCATTGAACACCAGGCTCCTTGAACacagcttgagcttgagaCAGCCGTTGACAGGATGGACGGGTCTCGAAGCCGACAGCCATCCCCCGGACTCTTTTCATACGCACGCTTCCCTCGCTATGTAAAATCCCGAGTGCAGCCTGTCCAATCcttcccatggccatgttgctcACTCTCCCTATTCGTCCCCTAATCATGCCCGCCACCCAATAGTAGTCGGGCTCGGCTTTTGTCCTCATCTTGAATGATGGACATTATGAATGAATCATGGAATGCGGAACGTATTTCCACGGAGCAAGCGGGAGTCTACGAAACCATTGTGAACCCTTTCTGCACGAGTATGTGCCCCATGCCGCCCGGAAAACACAAGTAGATGCTCTCGCTGTCATATCAAGAGAATCAGACCAAACAGGAACTTCCCCAGCCGCCGGGTAAGTATTGCCTTGCCGGCGGTACGCCCGCAGATGCCAATTTTGGGCTGGGGACTCCCTTCACGTAGCGGCCAGCAGGGATGGTGTACAAGACGATCATGACGTTTACCGTGTGACGCTTCTGGGGGCCTCTCCTTCACCTGACATATCGTGTCGAGGTATATTTGGCAGCAACCTTTACTAATCGGTTAGTCATGGCAGCACAGCCCGCCGGTTCCTAGAGTCTGCGGAAATTTTACATCCCTTTCAAGATGGACCATGCTGTAGATGAGCCGTGTCTTGCCTTGGCTAAGTCTGGGTACCCATCAGCGAGACCACGAAGCCTAGTCAACCGAGGTCTCGAGATCAATCAAGTTTCCATGGCCAACAGGGGCGTCGATGACATTGAAGGTCTCGAGATCAACAAGGTCCCTCACGATATCATGCCGCCAGTCCTGTTCTGCATGGACGGTAGGTCGTGCATATCGGTCAAGTAAGCTATCTGGAGCACATGGGGGACAATAAGAGCCGAAATATCCGTCTATTGGGTTCCGTGCTATCGATTATGTATGTAGACTCATCACAACGCTTTCAGCTAGGGGCTTCAAGCGGTGGTGCGCAGAAAAGCTTTCCAAGGGCACTTTGTCACCAGACCAAGTCGCCACATCTGCTAGCCACGCGTGGTGGTGGCTTCACGGTCGGGACGAGTGGCCGATCCATTTGATCTGGTCAAAGTTGCTGCTTTGTTCTTCGGAGCCAGTTCTTCGAAGCTATTTTTGCGAAGCGACCAACGAGCCTTGACTCTGACGAACTTTTGGTACGAAAGACAGTCGGTAAATAAGATCAGGTTCATGTAGTTGAGAATAAATGTACCTCGACAGATAAATATTAATTCCGGGCCCTACTGGGAAGATGGTAGCAAGTCCGGGTGTTGAGTTGGTCGTCGTTTCCACCTAGGCATTTTCCTTCAGCGTCATCCAGTCCGTCACGGTCCGCCGGATAATAGTCAAGCCAGTCAAGCTCCTACTACTTTTCCTATGCCTCAAGACCTCTGACCACAGCAGATTCCTACCGCGCCTGTGCTCGTATCTTTGTACGCAATGGCTTCTTGATTGTCTCCCAGGAATAGAGTCCATCGAGCTGCATCGAGTCGATTCTTCTAATACCCCCCGAGGAGTTCTTGCAAGGTCTACTTTGGTCAAGTTCGACGTGTGGTAGTTGATACATGCGGCGGTGCTTGACAGCAACGAGATCTATAAAGTCAGAGTTTAAGTAACGGCCAATTTTGATTGAAAATAACACGAGGTGTTGGTGGCCATTTAGTCAAAATAGGGCCAGGCGGGCTTTTTCCCCCCGTCCGCATGATGTTGTCTCCTCGCCGGTGCCAGAGTTGGAGAGCTTCAAGTACATGACGACAGGCAGGTTACCAGCCCGGTCAGGTCGGTAAATAACACCACTTGCTGAGAGTTGAGTACCAGCATTTGCACCCTCGATAATCACATTCGAGTTACTCGTTTGTCTCATAGCGCTGTGGCGCTGTGGCAATGGTGGTCAGCGACACTGTGCATAACTAGTGGCAGAATATCACAGCAGACCAGGCTCACCATATTACGAAGGATATCTCTTTGTTTTAAATGTCATAATTCTTCCCTTCATAACTACGTAGTAGACAGCAGAACATCGCCCAGCCTCCTTTTATTATACCAAACTCAATCCCCCCCCCGAAACCCATGATACATACACAAtcaaaaaaaatcaaaaaaaaagtggaCTTCTCATCTCAAAACgggagagagggaggggagggggagatAATTACCAACAATCTGCAGGACGATTCTCCGCGGAGCAAACTCGACCCTTTTCTCCCTCAGGGCCGCCTAGCAGGGGTATCGGACCAAGTATTCTACACTGGCTTCCCATCCGCCAAGTATAACAACATATAAAAAATAGCCGCCCGTACAACATGAAACAAGGAAACAAGGAAAATGAATAAAATCAAAAGGCTCAAAGCACAATGTTCGCGGCGGGGTGTTAATTTCCTACGCCTCGCTGCTCAACCTGCATGCGAAACGAATGCACTGAATTGGGAGAAAAACAAGACCCACCAAggaaaagacaagaagaaaaggcaaaaaCACAGCCAACAAACCCCCTGTTGCATATTTGTATAATGATCTTGCTTGTTTCTGTTTCTTGGGCCGCAATGGGTTTGTCCCTGTTGGCAAGAAGTCAAATTGACGCGGAAGAAGGAAATATCGAGTAGCAGttgcaatgccaatgccgtgTGTGGATGTGAAATGATCAATACTGCTGAGACTACTACTGATAGAGCAAGCTGAGCAGGACtggagaagagagaaaagaatAGCAAGCAAATAAGTCACGGGGCTCGAGGCAACAAAACCCCCCGAATTAGGTTCCAGCCGGGGGGGGGAAGACACTGTGCATGCCACCTTTTGTTCTCAGTGCACACCCTGAGTCCTACGCTCCTTCAAGCGGAGGCACAAAGCCGCCGTAATTAAAATCAACCAAGCCGTCCAGCATCCAATGCTGTGGATCGAAAAAGTCGTAATTCGAATCGTAAGGCATGCCAGCAATCATTGTACTCGGGGCAGTTGCCGCTGCTGACAGGCCGGTAGCACCGGGTGTCAAGGCCCCGTTTGCAGTCAACAGGCTTGATGGAGGGAGAGGATGGGACGGCATGAGGGTGCTGTCAAGCTGCGAGGATGAGGCCGACGATTCGTTCGCCGAGTCCGGATGAGTAGGATGCTTCGTGTCTGGGAAGCAATTATTAGCAAAACCTCCAAAATAGCAGCTTTGGGGCTCCCTTGTGAAACTTGCCTGGGTAGTACTTACTCTCCAGGCTTCCTCGCCCTTGAGATTGGTACTCTTCTCTCCACCGCCAGACTGAATCAAACACTAGGCTCATGCTGTGACGACAGCGGACCTTGAGCTGCAGGCTATCATCCATTTGCACGGCCGTGTCATCGTCTGGATTGTAAGCATTGTTCCGGTTATCCAGACGAGCCCCGTTCCACATCTGCACCATCAGTTCAGCCAAGCGCCACTGCAGATCATTGTGAACCACGCTGGTCGCCCGGATAGCTTTGACAGAGTGGTGGAACAGGCTCCGACCGCGATCAAAATCGATTGTCTTGCAGAAGAACGATCTCATCAGCTTGAGCAAAGTGAAGCCAGCCGCAACAAGCATCTGTTGCAAATAATTGGTCGCATACAGCAAAATCGTGCCGCGCCCCCTTTCTCGCGGCGAAGTGACCTTGTCCACTTCGAGAAGCTCGTCGAGAAAGCTAGATGCCGCTCTCCAAAGACCCATGAGATCATCCATATAACCCGGAGTCTTGCTGGAATCGAAGAAGCCGGCCAGTCTCATGTGAAGTGCCGCGGCTCGAAGATGCAGATTGACAATCGGCCCAAGCTGCTGAGACATGACTGAAGCTTGGAGCTCGCCAAAGTCTCGACGATAGACTCGCATAAGCATGGCACGGTGTTCATCGCCGGCAACACCTCTGGGGTCACTGGCATTGCTATACATCTCCTTGGAGACCTTGTCGCAGAATCGCTCGATTTGAAGCCGGGCTTCGAGATCCGTTGACAGATGAAGAGCTGGGTCGTCACCAGGACGGAGGGCGAGCGTCCAGTCATACAAGGTCGATGCTGGCTGTCCGTATCCCGTTCCAATATTCTGCGCCACGATGTTGCATACCGCCCAGGTAGCGACGCGATCGGCCAGTTGCTCCTTGTTGAGTTCGACTGACACCCTCGAAAAATCCCTAATGTGATTCGGACGGTGCAATCCAATGCCAgttgccgtcttcatcatgacACCGCAGAGGATATGCGTGGGGTCTGACGTGGTAGTGCTGGTGGGCAGCGGCCACGTACAGAGCAAACACATGGCCTTGACCACATGGTAGTTGCTGGGCACCTCGCCGATTGTTGTCCACAAGAACCGGGTCATTGGGCTCGACAAATTGGTGAGAAGATTCGGACAGTCCCTCGGGCTAAAGCGACGGGCCGCAACTGCGATAATGGACCAGAATAGCAGCGGGTGTTGTTGGTTATATTGCTCCGGAGGCTGTTGCGGGCTGAGAAAGGGCAAAAACGGGTGGTAGTAGGCGAAGAACTCGTTGAAAAGATGGGTGACATTGTCATCGGTCAGTCGAACGCCCTCTAGCTCGTACGAGTAATGTGGTGCGGCGTATGCGCCGCCTCTCttgagatgaagaagggaaGAAACGGCCTCGTCCGAACCCATCAGGGACGTGTTGCGGGTGTGTGTATACGGCGTAGCGCTCGGGGCCACAGGGGAATtcatgtcgtcgtcatcgccggCTTCCAACACAAAGCCTTGGGCTTTTGCTCGATCAATGTTGCGCCGCAGTCGCTCAATCTCTTTTTCCATCTCGGCGTGCTTGGAGCGCTTGCCAACTCGTTTGAAGTTGGACTCGATCTTGCATTCGAGCTTTAGACGGTTGCACCGAGAGCAACTCTGAAATGGTTCCTGCACAACGTCGCACCGCAGCTTtacaaaaagaaagaagaaaaagattGCCTGTTAGCGTACAACCGAGCAAACGGGGCGACGGAAGCTGGTGctgtggtggtgggaggCCACGGCCGTCTTTGATTCCGATGCAACTCACCTTTTGTTGCCTGCATTCGTTGCAGGCTCTCTTTACGCCGGGCTGGCGTTTCTTATCATGGTCGCCATGGTCACCGTGATCGTCTTCCAAAGCGCTGCCGGGACTGCTCTCGTGTTTGACAGGCCCGCTTCGCTTTCTCTTGGGACCGCTCATGGGGCTCGTTGGGCTGAGAGACGCCCCTCTGCGGGCAACAATTGGAGAGCCGTCCATGCACCTGCGAAGGGCGCGACAGCGTCACAGCCGTCGCAGTTTCGAACAACAACTTGGAGATGCGAGAGGCGGAAACACGGAGGCGCTgcagcccaaggccaaggatggGTGCACGCTAGTTGGCGGGGTAGTTGCACGGGGCGGTATCGCGTTGCGCAGGCAGCGGGTGTAATATATATTGTGCGAGAAGAATGTTCACAAGACCAAATAGAGGAATTGGACGACGTTGTTGAAAGTActgtcgacggcggcgagggaggGGGGCCGACCGCGGAGGCGATGTTGGCGATGTATGGAGTGGAAGGTTGGACTCGACTTGGAGGTGGAGGAAAACCGACCCAGTCAATAagtctgtacggagtagcgtcCAGTCACCAACTCGCAGCTCTTCTTCACAATGGGTTGaatggctggctggcaacGGCTGCTGGAGCCGGGAGCGGGGAcgaaacgaaaaaaaaaagaaggcgtGGTACGCCGTGGTGGGGGGGGGAGCAAATGTGGACTGCTTCCCTCATTGGCTGCCTGCTGGGAGACGCGTCACGTGTGGCACGCATGGTTGGTGGACAGCGGCGCCTTCAACCCCGTACTCCTTCCTGAGAAGGGTCGATGGAAACCGTCACCGGACTTTCGCCGCCGAAATGAGGCGACCACAACCCGGAAATGCAGGAGCATGTCTCCGTATAAATGGAGGAGGGACGCGAGCAATGGAGTGGCCGAATGAGGCTGATGGTCACGGGCAATTGGCTATGAGTGATGTAGGACGGATAGAACCATATAAAGGATATGTGCTATACACAGGCGAGGTTTGGTTACATGTTTCGGCGATTAAGCCACAACGTAGACGGACTTTCCCCGTTTTACGGCGTTCGATGCCTGCATCCTGTGCAGCGGTTCTCCATCCATCTCCACGTTTCAATGCTCTGCTCGGGACAACTTCTGCATACTCCGCAGTACGTACTCGGTAGGTGCTCGACCGACCGAAGAAGCATGCTTTGGTGCTGCAATCGACAATGCCACGCCTCTGACTGGCTGCAGCGTGTCCACTTCCCCATTTGTTCCTGCTGggcattactccgtacggagtagatggaTTGGATTTTTTTTACATAAATGGTTATCCGGCGGCCCAATCACAATTCCTCGAGTCAGTCACCAGGTGCCAGCGCCGTCTTGGGCTGCCCGCCCGCGCCATGTCCTCATAGAGTCATTacagttcaatgttgctacCATGACCACCGACCACGGCAGCACGGCAGCATGgcagtactactagtattgGTGCCTGAGGGCCCTCGAGCTTCGGGTGTCAGGCTCCATATCTCAGACTCTCAGACTCTCAGACTCTCAGGGTAGGGTCTTTGGTCATGCAGCTCTGCCTCGTCCCAtcgtctcgtctcgcccGGTACATACCCCAATCATTTCCAACTCTGTGCTGCATCCGAGGTAACAGCGGGTATACTCTGCTCAGTCAATAATAAAGTGTGTCTTGATGCCGTGTCTCGCAACCACATCTTGATACTCCATATACCAGAGAATACGCGGCCATTTCTTCAACACAATGGTCGAAGTTAAGTCTTCTCGTCCGCCACAGAAGAGGACTTTGAAACCAGCCCCCTTGCCTTCGACTTATGTTGAGTCCTCGAGATCCAAATCGGAGGTGCAGTTTGCCCTTCCAGCAGATCAACCACAAGTTGGTAAGCTCAGCTCTCATAAACAAAGATCTGCCAGCCGGCTCACCGTAGATGCAGAAACGGTTCGTATCAACACTTGTGCTGTCTCCCAGCCGTTACTGGAACCCGACGCTCTGCAGCGTTTCGGATGAAATTTGGCGGCTGGGCCCCTTTGAGCTTGAGTCTCGTGAGCTTATGAATATATGAATAATGCAAGTGGGCGCCGATATCCCATCAGTCTTCCATCACCTCCAGCTCGCGGTATGCTCGGGATGTAGTCTCGTGGCTCTCAAAAAAGACTGAACGGATTAATAGTTAGCACCATATTCCCTAACTCCGCCCATCAAGCCCACCCAAGCTTTCGGAAGCTCTCGTTATTGGCGGTGGGGGTCGTCGGAATCGATCCGAAGTCTCCTCGGATCTGTGCTCGGTCATACTATATCTCATTGCTTATTCAGTTCACAATTGATGGATTGAACCTCCAGCTTGGAATAATGCGGGGCCCTGCAACCCGCAACTGCCGATCCCCCTGATGAGGCCTGAATCATTTAAATGGCGCCGGGAGCATTAAAGCATGACACTTGCTGTGCCGACCTCTAGAAATCGTTCGTTCGTTGCGCTTCTCCAAGCCCGCAAACGGTGACGCATTCCAGGAACTGCAATAGCCAAGTGTCACGCAACTTGTCTTCTTATTCTATACAACTTCAACAACCAGACGTCATGGCGACTGCTGGTGTTTTGCCGCTCGTCATCAATGGCCAAGACTACTTCCCAGACAAGACCTTCGACGTCAAATCTCCATCTACGGGCCAGGTCATCCACAAATGTGGTGCTGCTTCCGTAGCAGATGCCGCAAGAGCTGTCGATGCCGCGGCCGACGCTCTCAAGTCATGGCGCAAAACAACGCCCTATGAGCGACAAGACATCTTTCTCAAAGCCGCCGAAGTTATGGAGGGCCGTCGCGACGATCTTATCAAGCATATGACTGACGAAACTGGAGCTACGCGAGGCTGGGTCGACTTCAACATCAGCAGAACAATCGACCTCCTCAAAGACACCGCCGGCCGCATCCCAACTATGGAAGGCTCGTTTCCGCCAACAGTTGACCGCAACAGAAGTGCAATTGTCATGCACGAGCCTTATGGTGTCGTGTTATCCATTGCACCATGGTAAGAGATCCAGGCCCCTAGACGCACTTCCCCAAGATGAATCACTCACATTTCAGCACAGGAACGCCCCGTATATCCTTGGCACCAGATCGATTGCATATCCAATCGCTATGGGAAACACTGTAGTCTTCAAGGCATCCGAGCTGTGCCCCAAAACCTTGCGGGCGATTGTCGATGTGTTTCATCAAGCTGGACTTCCTAATGGTGTGTTGAATATGATTGCTCACGCCCCCGCCGACGCGGCGGCCGTTACATCTTCCTTGATAACCAATCCGCATGTCAAGAAGATCAACTTCACGGGCAGTACCA is a genomic window containing:
- the LEU3_1 gene encoding Regulatory protein LEU3, with amino-acid sequence MSGPKRKRSGPVKHESSPGSALEDDHGDHGDHDKKRQPGVKRACNECRQQKLRCDVVQEPFQSCSRCNRLKLECKIESNFKRVGKRSKHAEMEKEIERLRRNIDRAKAQGFVLEAGDDDDMNSPVAPSATPYTHTRNTSLMGSDEAVSSLLHLKRGGAYAAPHYSYELEGVRLTDDNVTHLFNEFFAYYHPFLPFLSPQQPPEQYNQQHPLLFWSIIAVAARRFSPRDCPNLLTNLSSPMTRFLWTTIGEVPSNYHVVKAMCLLCTWPLPTSTTTSDPTHILCGVMMKTATGIGLHRPNHIRDFSRVSVELNKEQLADRVATWAVCNIVAQNIGTGYGQPASTLYDWTLALRPGDDPALHLSTDLEARLQIERFCDKVSKEMYSNASDPRGVAGDEHRAMLMRVYRRDFGELQASVMSQQLGPIVNLHLRAAALHMRLAGFFDSSKTPGYMDDLMGLWRAASSFLDELLEVDKVTSPRERGRGTILLYATNYLQQMLVAAGFTLLKLMRSFFCKTIDFDRGRSLFHHSVKAIRATSVVHNDLQWRLAELMVQMWNGARLDNRNNAYNPDDDTAVQMDDSLQLKVRCRHSMSLVFDSVWRWREEYQSQGRGSLENTKHPTHPDSANESSASSSQLDSTLMPSHPLPPSSLLTANGALTPGATGLSAAATAPSTMIAGMPYDSNYDFFDPQHWMLDGLVDFNYGGFVPPLEGA